From the Pseudomonas monsensis genome, the window GGCGGGTTGAGCAGCAGGACTTTCTTAAAGTTGAAGCTGCGCCGGGTTTCGTCCAGGTGCGCGACAAACGCGGCATCGAGGGCGCCGAGGCTGTAGCCGGTCAGGTAATACTCGGTGACCGGCAGTTTCGGGTGCTGCGCCCGTACGGCCTGCATCACCCGGTACATGTCTTCGGCGTCTTCCTTGGTGATACCGGGCGTGGCGAAGCGTGAAGCGGCGCTGATGAAATCGAAACTGGTCGGCGAGGACAACTGCACGACGTGATAACCGGCCTTGTAGTAGAGCTTCTTCAAGTATTCGTTGAGCGTGCTGTCATAGCGTGCGCCGGTGCCGGCGATCAGGAAGATCAGCGGCGCCGGTTTGTCCTGCTCGGCGATGCGGTAGGTGAGCTTCTTCACCGCCCAGAAGTTGTCCGGGAGGATGAAGGCCCGCTCCGGGCGCAAGGTGATGCTGTGGTCGGACTGGTTGATGTCGTCGTTGGACGGCAATTCCGGGCGCAGGTCCGGTGGCGTCGTGGCGATGGTTGCCTCGAACGGGTTGGTCAGGGGATAGCCATAACTGGCGGCATCGATATCCACCGCCAGTGCGGACGCACTCAGAATAAGGCCGCTGAACAGCGCGGCGAAGCGCAAGGAACGGAGCATGACTGGATCCCTTAAAGGAAGGTGCCGAATGAAGTTCGCAGGCTATGACCACCGGGCTTGCGCCAAAGTGCCATGCCTCGGCACCAAACAGGCAGAATTCGGAGTAATAGTAGCTGGACGATACACTTTGCAGCGGCCGAATGAACAGTTAACAGTTGTTAGTACTTGCCAACGGTACAAGTCCGATTAAGCTGGCCGCCGATTTCCGTAGATTGGAGTGATTCATGTCTCGCCGCTTGCCCGTGGTGCTGTTGCTCGTCCTGTTGCCGTTGTGGCTGGCTGCCAGCTATGGCGCGCGTTACGGCTTCATGGAGGATGGACGGTGGGTCGGCATCTGCGTCGACGAGGCAAGCCGCTGGGAATGCACGGTGCGCTCGAACCTGGGGCTGATGATTCACTTCAAGGTGTTGGGCTGGACCGCGCTGGTTGCGGCGTTGCTGGGGTTTGTGTTGCCCGGGCGGGCAGGGTGGTGGCTGGCGGTGCTCGCGCTGGCGTTCGGCCTGCCGGCGCTGGCGTTGTACAACACCACGTTGGCGGTGTTTGCGCTGGTGATTGCCGGGTTGCGCCTGGTCCGGGCGTCCCTTAGCGCCTGACAGTCAGTCATCGCGGGCAAGCCCGCTGCCACAGGTTTTTGGCTCGTACACACATGTTGTGTTCAGCCAATATCCTGTGGGAGCTGGCTTGCCAGCGATGAGGGCTTCGAAGGCGCTGAAAATCAGGTCTTGCGAACACGAAGGCAACGCCAAAGCGCCGCCACCATCAAGCCACTGACCAGCGCCCAGCCCCACGCCTGCTGATTCAACAATCCCTCTTCATACAGCTGCGGGGCAATCCCTGCGCCGATGATGAAGGTCAGCAGGGCGATTTCCCGGCGCGGCACACTGACCGGGCGGCACACGTACACCAGCGCCGGCAGAATGAACGCCATGCTGGCGAAGCTGCGATAACGTGCGTCGAACACCATCTCCAGCATCATCACCGCAGCGGCAAAACCGGCCACAGCGACCAGCCACCCGGCGCGGCGCTCCAGCCAATTGAACGCGCGTTCACGCCAGCCCTGGCGGGCGCTCAAGGTCAACGCAGCGTGCACCAGCACTGACAGATTCAACACGGTCAGCAAGCCGACCCACAGCCATTCGCTGGCAAACCGCGTGGTCACCCGCGCCAGATCGCCCCAGGCGCCGATCGAGCAGGCAGCCACCGCACCGAGCAGCGGCAGGATCAATGCCGATTGTGTGCTGCGCACCCGGCCGCCGAGCAGCAGCGTACCGAGGAAAATCAGCCCGCCGAGGCCCAGCCATTCCTTCCAGTACGGCACATTGGTCACCGGCCCGGCGAGTACGCCTTTGTCCTGACGATCCGCGTCGAACAGACCCCAGTAACCGCCAACCGCGCCTTCGCTGCCACGCTTCCATGGCTGGTCGAACGCTTCGATCAGGTTGTAGTGCCAGCCTTCCTTTTCGGCCATCGCGACAAAACCACGAATGAACTTGGCTTCATTGACTCGGCTCGGCAGGGCGGTCTCGCGCTGGCGGCCTTCGCTGGGCCAGCCGGTCTCGCCGATCATCACGTCCTTGGGCGCAAACTTGTTGCCGAACACCTGACGCACATCCGCCACGTGTTGCAGGGCGACGTCGATGTTCGACGGGTCGTCTTCCCAGTACGGCAGCAGGTGAATGGTCAGGAAATCCACCGCCGGCGCGACTTCCGGGTGCTTGAGCCAGAACTCCCAGACATCGGCATACGTGACCGGTTGCTTGACCTGGCTTTTGACTTTGTTGATCAGTTTGGCCAATTGTGCGCCGGTGACTTCCTTGCGCAGCAAGGCTTCGTTGCCGACGATCACTGCGTTGACCACGTCCGGGTTGGCGTTGGCCGACTTGATCAGCAGATCGACTTCTTTTTCGGTGTCCACCGGGTTGCTGTTGACCCAGGCGCCGATCATCAACTTCAAACCGTGCTTGCGCGCCAGTTCCGGCAGGGCTTCGAGGCCGGTCATCGAATAGGTGCGGATGCATTCGAAGCGCGTCGCCAGCAGGGCAAGGTCGGCATCCATGCGTTCCGGACGCAGTTTGAACGGCACGTCGAACGGCGACTGATCCTTGTCGAAAGGCGTGTAGGAGGCGCACTGCAATTTATGCGTCGGGGTCGCGGCGTCCGGGAGGATCACCGGCTTGCCGAGGTCGTACCAGAAGCCGCCAAGGGCCAGCAGGCCGAGCAGGCAAGCGAAGAGATAAGGAATAAACGGGAAGCGGGACGTCGCGGACATGGTCAGGCCGAGTGGCTGCAAAGCGACGCATGTTACCTGCATTTATCCACGCGTTGGTG encodes:
- a CDS encoding beta (1-6) glucans synthase codes for the protein MQVTCVALQPLGLTMSATSRFPFIPYLFACLLGLLALGGFWYDLGKPVILPDAATPTHKLQCASYTPFDKDQSPFDVPFKLRPERMDADLALLATRFECIRTYSMTGLEALPELARKHGLKLMIGAWVNSNPVDTEKEVDLLIKSANANPDVVNAVIVGNEALLRKEVTGAQLAKLINKVKSQVKQPVTYADVWEFWLKHPEVAPAVDFLTIHLLPYWEDDPSNIDVALQHVADVRQVFGNKFAPKDVMIGETGWPSEGRQRETALPSRVNEAKFIRGFVAMAEKEGWHYNLIEAFDQPWKRGSEGAVGGYWGLFDADRQDKGVLAGPVTNVPYWKEWLGLGGLIFLGTLLLGGRVRSTQSALILPLLGAVAACSIGAWGDLARVTTRFASEWLWVGLLTVLNLSVLVHAALTLSARQGWRERAFNWLERRAGWLVAVAGFAAAVMMLEMVFDARYRSFASMAFILPALVYVCRPVSVPRREIALLTFIIGAGIAPQLYEEGLLNQQAWGWALVSGLMVAALWRCLRVRKT